Genomic window (Nitrososphaerota archaeon):
TGATAAGTCTAAACCGGGGAAGCACGGCTCAGCTAAAGTCCGTGTCGTCGCCATAGGGTTGTTTGATGGTGTTAAGAGGACCCTCGTCTCACCCGCCTCGGCTAACGTAGAAGTTCCTATTATCGAGAAGAGGTCGGCTCAAGTAATCTCTATCACAGGCTCGAATGTTCAACTCATGGACCTCGAAACCTTCGAATACTTCGACCTCCCTATGCCGGCTGAGCAAGAGATCGCTTCAAAGCTTCAGCCGGGTGTTGAAGTTGAGTATTGGCGGACCTTGGGTAGAAATAAGATCATGAGGGTCAAGGGTTAGTTTACACTAGATCAGTAAACTCTATAGGTTAATTTGAAGTAACAGAAGGCGGGCCTAGATGATCCGTGGAAGAGCCGTCTGACCTGTGATGACGAATCAGAGTGGAGATGGGCCCACAGGTTGAGCACATAAAGATGAAAGCAGCAGT
Coding sequences:
- a CDS encoding translation initiation factor IF-5A, which translates into the protein MSKPVDLGSVKEGSYIIIDGEPSKIVEYDKSKPGKHGSAKVRVVAIGLFDGVKRTLVSPASANVEVPIIEKRSAQVISITGSNVQLMDLETFEYFDLPMPAEQEIASKLQPGVEVEYWRTLGRNKIMRVKG